One genomic segment of Manis pentadactyla isolate mManPen7 chromosome 1, mManPen7.hap1, whole genome shotgun sequence includes these proteins:
- the LOC118908183 gene encoding DNA-directed RNA polymerases I, II, and III subunit RPABC4-like, which produces MVTQKDVQPPKQQPMLYICGECHTENEIKSRDPIRCRECGYRIMYKRTKGLVVFDA; this is translated from the coding sequence ATGGTCACCCAGAAGGACGTTCAGCCCCCAAAGCAGCAGCCAATGCTATATATATGTGGAGAATGtcacacagaaaatgaaataaaatccagGGATCCAATCAGATGCAGAGAATGTGGATACAGAATAATGTACAAAAGGACTAAAGGATTGGTGGTTTTTGATGCTTAA